A DNA window from Loxodonta africana isolate mLoxAfr1 chromosome 7, mLoxAfr1.hap2, whole genome shotgun sequence contains the following coding sequences:
- the LOC100665760 gene encoding olfactory receptor 5AN6-like yields MTNAIAVGRNTTTITQFILLGFFEFPKLTVVLFSIFLGIYLLTVSWNLGLITLIRMDSHLHTPMYFFLSNLSFVDICYVSTIAPRMLSDFFEKHKFISFVGCTMQYFFLSILGLTECSFLAAMAYDRYAAICNPLLYTAIMSPTLCLQMLVGSWISGFFGSFTQLCALLQLHFCGPNIINHFFCDLPQLMILSCSDTFFLQVIISVLTVIFGLTSVLVIIISYGYIVATVLKITSAEGRSKAFDTCASHLTVVILFYGSGTYVYLWPSSDGSLSQSKFASILYTAVIPMLNPLVYSLRNKEIKDALNRWKKRIFS; encoded by the coding sequence ATGACTAATGCAATTGCTGTGGGAAGAAATACTACAACAATTACCCAGTTCATCCTCTTGGGATTCTTTGAATTTCCAAAGCTCACTGTTGTCCTGTTTTCAATATTCCTAGGGATCTACCTCCTGACAGTGTCCTGGAACTTGGGCCTCATCACCCTCATCAGAATGGATTCCCATctgcacacacccatgtactttttcctcagtaaCTTGTCCTTTGTAGACATCTGCTATGTTTCCACTATAGCCCCCAGGATGCTCTCAGACTTCTTCGAGAAGCATAAATTCATCTCCTTTGTGGGGTGCACCATGCAGTACTTCTTCttgtctatcctgggtctgaccGAGTGCTCATTTCTGGCAGCCATGGCTTATGATCGATATGCTGCCATttgtaaccctctgctctacacagcCATCATGTCTCCAACCCTCTGTCTACAGATGCTGGTAGGATCTTGGATAAGTGGATTCTTTGGCTCATTTACCCAACTGTGTGCCTTACTTCAGCTCCATTTCTGTGGACCAAATATCATCAACCATTTCTTCTGTGACCTGCCCCAACTGATGATCCTATCTTGCTCTGATACCTTTTTCTTACAAGTTATCATTTCTGTGCTCACAGTGATCTTTGGACTGACTTCTGTGCTGGTTATCATTATATCCTATGGTTATATTGTTGCCACTGTTTTGAAGATCACTTCAGCTGAAGGCAGGTCCAAGGCTTTCGACACCTGTGCTTCTCACCTAACAGTAGTGATCCTCTTCTATGGCTCAGGCACCTATGTCTATTTATGGCCCAGCTCTGATGGTTCTCTTAGCCAAAGCAAGTTTGCTTCTATTTTATACACTGCGGTCATTCCCATGTTAAATCCATTGGTCTATAGTCTCAGAAACAAGGAAATCAAAGATGCCCTAAACAGATGGAAGAAGAGAATTTTCTCCTGA